In Candidatus Promineifilum breve, one genomic interval encodes:
- a CDS encoding SH3 domain-containing protein, with translation MLLSLAGLSLLAALYFVLKALGARSSINRQAYSVGQVEAKRATQINWVRAGFLLLIGLIFLAIFAVRPLFSRAAAPIPTPTLPAVEVVPTTAATLEPPPVEQASPQPSVTVLPATPSPAATAAPTATATVSTATVSSGVGVWLRGAPSTTGEQLEWLLDGTLVTLLGQQETADDLLWEQVRTEGGVEGWVASDFLSITAP, from the coding sequence GTGCTTTTGTCGCTGGCGGGGTTATCGCTACTGGCCGCGCTCTATTTCGTTCTGAAAGCGCTGGGGGCCAGATCGAGCATCAACCGCCAAGCCTATAGCGTGGGGCAGGTGGAAGCCAAACGCGCCACTCAGATCAACTGGGTGCGGGCCGGCTTTCTGCTGTTGATTGGCCTCATTTTCCTGGCTATTTTCGCCGTCCGCCCGCTCTTCTCGCGCGCCGCGGCCCCCATCCCCACGCCCACGCTGCCCGCCGTCGAAGTCGTCCCCACCACGGCGGCCACGCTTGAGCCGCCGCCAGTGGAGCAAGCCTCGCCGCAACCCAGTGTTACCGTATTACCGGCCACGCCTTCGCCCGCAGCGACGGCGGCGCCAACGGCCACGGCCACCGTCAGCACGGCCACGGTCAGCAGCGGTGTCGGTGTCTGGTTGCGCGGCGCGCCCAGCACCACCGGCGAGCAACTGGAGTGGCTGCTGGACGGCACGCTGGTCACCCTGCTGGGTCAACAGGAAACGGCCGACGATCTGCTGTGGGAACAGGTGCGCACCGAGGGTGGCGTCGAGGGCTGGGTCGCCAGCGATTTCCTCAGCATCACCGCGCCCTGA
- the trmB gene encoding tRNA (guanine(46)-N(7))-methyltransferase TrmB gives MSWSDWYKVEQLPWPADWAALFGRAAPLVVEIGFGTGRFLIDLARRRPEVNVLGLEISIPAVRIAGRKVQRGGLPNVVLMQASAPAALQALCRPGSVAEVIINFPDPWPKKDQLGRRLIDDGFLCLLATRMAPDAPLDIATDVVSYAEQIAACLARSPHFASRLDAPYALDDPGRLPTKYELAGLREGRPPRYFQWRRNGTPATDPFPIPQEYAMPHVVLRLPADPAEIGRRFRPTVIEREAARIRFIDAYQSLRNGKLLIETYINEEPILQRLALEIRARPAGEIVIALAEVGFPRPTRGVHLAVGALVDWLREEFPSLVVVQSTLQEAHDDGAG, from the coding sequence ATGTCCTGGTCAGACTGGTATAAGGTGGAGCAGTTGCCGTGGCCGGCCGATTGGGCGGCGCTGTTCGGCCGCGCCGCGCCGCTGGTGGTGGAGATCGGCTTCGGCACCGGCCGCTTTCTGATCGATTTGGCCCGGCGGCGGCCGGAAGTCAACGTGCTGGGGCTGGAAATATCGATCCCCGCCGTGCGCATTGCCGGGCGCAAGGTGCAGCGCGGCGGCCTGCCCAACGTTGTGCTGATGCAGGCCAGCGCCCCGGCCGCCCTGCAAGCACTGTGCCGGCCCGGCAGTGTGGCCGAAGTGATCATCAACTTTCCCGATCCCTGGCCCAAGAAAGACCAACTCGGCCGCCGCCTCATCGATGACGGGTTCCTGTGCCTGCTGGCGACGCGGATGGCCCCGGATGCACCGCTCGACATCGCCACCGACGTGGTGAGCTACGCCGAACAGATCGCCGCCTGCCTGGCGCGCTCGCCCCATTTCGCCAGCCGATTGGACGCGCCCTATGCCCTCGATGATCCGGGCCGACTGCCCACCAAGTATGAATTAGCCGGTTTGCGCGAGGGGCGTCCGCCGCGCTACTTCCAATGGCGGCGCAACGGGACGCCGGCCACCGATCCCTTTCCCATCCCCCAGGAGTATGCCATGCCCCACGTCGTCCTGCGGCTGCCGGCCGATCCGGCCGAGATCGGCCGCCGCTTCCGCCCCACGGTCATCGAACGCGAGGCGGCGCGCATTCGCTTCATCGATGCCTATCAATCGTTGCGTAACGGCAAGTTGTTGATCGAGACCTACATCAACGAAGAGCCGATCCTGCAACGGCTGGCGTTGGAGATACGGGCGCGGCCGGCGGGCGAGATCGTCATCGCCCTGGCCGAGGTTGGCTTCCCGCGGCCGACACGCGGCGTGCATCTGGCCGTC
- the rocF gene encoding arginase — MQRKIHILGVPMDLGQNRRGVDTGPSAVRYAHLEARLERLGHVIIDEGNVAAPNPEEHVVEGSGRRLRAVSAICSTLYDKACPWLDAGDFALFLGGDHSISIGSVAAAARNGPIGVIWIDAHSDFNTPESSPSGNIHGMPVAALVGEGPESLVNVGAPGAKLNSAQIVQIGIRDLDAAERERLVHSGIHVFTMRHVDELGMAVVARQALERLRHLPRLHVSLDMDSLDPAEAPGVGTPVPGGLTYREAHLLMEILGDSGRVGSLDIVEINPILDEMNKTAELAVELAASLLGQRIL, encoded by the coding sequence ATGCAGCGAAAGATACACATTTTGGGCGTGCCCATGGACCTGGGCCAGAATCGGCGTGGCGTGGATACCGGCCCCAGCGCCGTGCGCTACGCCCATCTGGAGGCGCGGCTGGAGCGGCTGGGCCACGTCATCATCGACGAGGGCAACGTCGCCGCGCCCAATCCCGAAGAACACGTCGTGGAGGGCAGCGGCCGGCGGCTGCGGGCGGTCTCGGCCATCTGCTCCACGCTCTATGACAAGGCCTGTCCCTGGCTCGACGCCGGCGACTTTGCCCTGTTCCTGGGCGGCGACCACAGCATCAGCATCGGCTCCGTGGCCGCGGCGGCCCGCAACGGCCCCATCGGCGTCATCTGGATCGACGCCCACAGCGATTTCAATACCCCGGAATCGTCGCCCAGCGGCAACATCCACGGCATGCCCGTGGCCGCGCTGGTGGGCGAAGGGCCGGAGTCGCTGGTCAACGTCGGCGCGCCGGGGGCCAAGCTCAACAGCGCCCAGATCGTCCAGATCGGCATCCGCGATCTCGACGCCGCCGAGCGGGAGCGGCTCGTCCACAGCGGCATCCACGTCTTCACCATGCGCCACGTCGATGAGCTGGGCATGGCCGTGGTGGCGCGCCAGGCACTGGAGCGGCTGCGCCACCTGCCCCGCCTGCACGTCAGCCTGGACATGGACAGCCTCGACCCGGCCGAAGCGCCCGGCGTGGGCACGCCCGTGCCCGGCGGCCTCACCTACCGCGAGGCGCATCTGCTCATGGAGATATTGGGCGACAGCGGCCGGGTCGGCTCGCTCGACATCGTGGAGATCAACCCCATCCTGGACGAGATGAACAAGACGGCCGAACTGGCCGTGGAATTGGCCGCGTCGCTGCTGGGCCAGCGCATTTTGTAA
- a CDS encoding ABC transporter ATP-binding protein, whose protein sequence is MAALTRGLEGEKFDRIYNDRDLVARIVGYFRPHKRKVLVVTLAIFLMAIFGALLPIVIANSLNAGASDTAFPRILVALVFISGIATWGLAGIRRYLTAQVIADVVTAMRDDAFDAAMRQDLSFFDVYSTGRIVSRITSDTQEFGEVIVIATDVINQLATAFILIFVLVAIDWRLTLAVLSMTPLVIVVALAFRRLARDVTRQSSRALGEVNKAIQEAVSGIRVAKNYRQEGAIYAEFMRVNDQSYAINVRRQFVLANIFPALNALAGLGTALLVYFGGRSAVMGAITIASWYLFINTVDRFWFPVTNLSAFWSQFQAGLAATERVFGLIDAESSVIQRGAVAAGDLAGDIVFDHVAFRYSSQEQVLDDFTLHIQPGESVALVGHTGAGKSSIIKLIARFYEFQEGQITVDGQDIREFEFSSYRGRLGIVSQVPFLFAGTVADNIRYAVPEATDAQIEAMARRIGRGEWLETLPDGLNSDVGERGSRLSMGQRQLVALTRVLVQKPSIFILDEATASVDPFTESQIQQALDLIMADSTAIIIAHRLSTVRSADRIIVLQKGRIIEEGDHRSLMDAGGHYAELYDTYFRHQSPQAIHTPAWRAGQ, encoded by the coding sequence ATGGCCGCTCTGACGCGCGGTTTGGAAGGCGAGAAATTCGACCGCATCTATAATGACCGCGATCTGGTCGCGCGCATCGTCGGCTATTTTCGCCCCCACAAGCGGAAAGTGCTGGTGGTGACGCTGGCGATCTTCCTGATGGCCATATTCGGCGCGCTGCTGCCCATCGTCATCGCCAATAGCCTCAATGCTGGGGCGTCCGACACCGCCTTCCCCCGCATCCTTGTCGCGCTGGTGTTCATCTCCGGGATTGCCACGTGGGGACTGGCCGGTATTCGCCGCTATCTGACGGCCCAGGTCATCGCCGACGTGGTGACGGCCATGCGCGACGATGCCTTCGACGCCGCCATGCGCCAGGATTTATCCTTTTTCGACGTCTACAGCACCGGCCGGATCGTCAGCCGCATCACCAGCGATACCCAGGAATTCGGCGAGGTCATCGTCATCGCCACCGACGTCATCAACCAGTTGGCAACCGCCTTCATCCTGATCTTCGTCCTGGTGGCGATTGACTGGCGTCTGACGCTGGCCGTCCTGTCCATGACGCCGCTGGTCATCGTGGTGGCGCTGGCCTTTCGTCGTCTGGCCCGCGACGTGACCCGCCAGAGTTCGCGCGCCTTGGGCGAGGTAAACAAGGCCATTCAGGAAGCGGTCAGCGGCATCCGCGTGGCCAAGAATTACCGCCAGGAAGGGGCCATCTACGCCGAGTTCATGCGCGTCAACGACCAATCGTATGCCATCAACGTCCGCCGCCAGTTTGTGCTGGCCAACATCTTCCCCGCGCTCAATGCGCTGGCCGGGCTGGGGACAGCGTTGCTGGTCTATTTCGGCGGCCGCAGTGCCGTCATGGGGGCCATCACCATCGCCTCGTGGTATCTGTTCATCAACACCGTCGATCGCTTCTGGTTCCCGGTGACCAATCTGTCCGCCTTCTGGAGCCAGTTCCAGGCCGGGCTGGCGGCCACGGAGCGCGTCTTTGGCCTCATCGACGCCGAATCGAGCGTCATCCAGCGCGGCGCGGTGGCCGCCGGCGATCTGGCGGGCGACATCGTCTTCGATCACGTTGCCTTCCGCTACTCGTCGCAGGAGCAGGTACTGGACGATTTCACCCTCCACATCCAGCCCGGCGAAAGCGTGGCCCTGGTCGGCCACACCGGCGCGGGCAAATCGAGCATCATCAAGCTCATCGCCCGCTTCTATGAGTTCCAGGAAGGCCAAATCACTGTTGATGGGCAGGACATCCGCGAATTCGAGTTTAGCAGCTATCGCGGCCGGCTGGGCATCGTCTCGCAAGTGCCGTTCCTCTTTGCCGGAACCGTGGCCGACAACATCCGCTATGCCGTGCCCGAGGCCACCGACGCGCAGATCGAGGCCATGGCCCGGCGCATCGGCCGCGGCGAATGGCTGGAGACGCTGCCCGACGGTCTCAATAGCGATGTGGGCGAGCGCGGCAGCCGCCTGTCGATGGGCCAACGCCAGCTTGTGGCCCTGACGCGCGTGCTGGTGCAGAAGCCCAGCATCTTCATCCTCGACGAGGCCACGGCCAGCGTCGATCCGTTCACCGAGTCGCAGATTCAGCAGGCGCTCGATCTGATCATGGCCGACAGCACGGCGATCATCATCGCCCACCGGCTCTCCACAGTGCGCTCAGCCGACCGCATCATCGTACTGCAAAAGGGGCGGATTATCGAGGAAGGCGACCACCGTTCACTGATGGACGCCGGCGGCCATTACGCCGAACTGTACGACACGTACTTCCGCCACCAGTCGCCGCAGGCCATCCACACGCCGGCCTGGCGCGCCGGGCAATAA